A single window of Gossypium arboreum isolate Shixiya-1 chromosome 13, ASM2569848v2, whole genome shotgun sequence DNA harbors:
- the LOC108462884 gene encoding GATA transcription factor 5-like isoform X2, whose amino-acid sequence MLNLIWFLGIETDCCMDLRALKSSVRELTMQNTHHVFDDFLVMNVMNGAVAGEDFSIDCFLDFNNGEFDEGSVEEEEKNSVSTSYQQRVADDGSNSNSTSFTLSVPDDEIAGLEWVSHFVDDSVPEIPLPCPVFKKETDNHAGTRFEAETGPVFVKTPSLSSSVPSKARSKRSKPTVPTWSVGSLPTSESSSSTASSSSTCSGSSMTSTELANGFRVPPTKNQKKKPVAVQGSGLSSGNPFQRRCSHCQVQKTPQWRTGPLGAKTLCNACGVRYKSGRLFPEYRPACSPTFSGDLHSNSHRKVLEMRKRKELAVNDSVESTRLVPSF is encoded by the exons ATGTTGAATTTGATTTGGTTTTTGGGAATAGAAACGGATTGTTGCATGGATTTGAGAGCTTTGAAATCGAGTGTAAGAGAACTGACCATGCAAAACACCCACCACGTTTTCGATGATTTCTTGGTCATGAATGTTATGAACGGCGCCGTTGCGGGTGAAGATTTCTCCATCGATTGCTTCCTTGATTTCAATAACGGAGAATTTGATGAAGGTTccgttgaagaagaagaaaaaaactcTGTTTCTACTTCATATCAACAACGTGTTGCAGATGATGGTAGTAACTCTAATTCCACCAGTTTTACACTCTCCGTACCG gATGATGAAATAGCAGGGCTTGAATGGGTGTCTCACTTTGTGGACGATTCGGTACCGGAGATTCCTTTGCCATGCCCTGTTTTTAAGAAGGAAACTGATAACCATGCAGGAACTCGGTTTGAAGCGGAAACCGGCCCGGTTTTTGTGAAAACGCCGTCTCTTTCATCGTCGGTTCCAAGTAAAGCGAGGAGCAAGAGGTCTAAACCGACAGTCCCGACATGGTCGGTTGGGTCACTGCCTACTTCCGAGTCATCGTCTTCGACAGCATCATCTTCGAGTACTTGCTCGGGGTCTTCCATGACTTCTACGGAGTTGGCTAATGGTTTCAGAGTACCGCCGACAAAGAACCAGAAGAAAAAACCGGTGGCGGTTCAAGGTAGTGGGTTGTCAAGTGGGAACCCTTTCCAACGGCGATGCAGTCATTGCCAAGTTCAGAAGACTCCACAGTGGCGAACCGGTCCTCTTGGTGCCAAAACCTTGTGCAACGCTTGTGGGGTTCGTTACAAGTCCGGTCGActttttcctgaatatagaccGGCTTGTAGTCCCACATTTTCCGGTGATTTGCACTCCAATAGCCATAGGAAAGTTTTGGAAATGAGGAAAAGGAAAGAACTGGCAGTGAACGATTCAGTCGAGTCAACCCGGTTGGTTCCGAGTTTTTGA
- the LOC108462884 gene encoding GATA transcription factor 5-like isoform X1, with protein MDLRALKSSVRELTMQNTHHVFDDFLVMNVMNGAVAGEDFSIDCFLDFNNGEFDEGSVEEEEKNSVSTSYQQRVADDGSNSNSTSFTLSVPDDEIAGLEWVSHFVDDSVPEIPLPCPVFKKETDNHAGTRFEAETGPVFVKTPSLSSSVPSKARSKRSKPTVPTWSVGSLPTSESSSSTASSSSTCSGSSMTSTELANGFRVPPTKNQKKKPVAVQGSGLSSGNPFQRRCSHCQVQKTPQWRTGPLGAKTLCNACGVRYKSGRLFPEYRPACSPTFSGDLHSNSHRKVLEMRKRKELAVNDSVESTRLVPSF; from the exons ATGGATTTGAGAGCTTTGAAATCGAGTGTAAGAGAACTGACCATGCAAAACACCCACCACGTTTTCGATGATTTCTTGGTCATGAATGTTATGAACGGCGCCGTTGCGGGTGAAGATTTCTCCATCGATTGCTTCCTTGATTTCAATAACGGAGAATTTGATGAAGGTTccgttgaagaagaagaaaaaaactcTGTTTCTACTTCATATCAACAACGTGTTGCAGATGATGGTAGTAACTCTAATTCCACCAGTTTTACACTCTCCGTACCG gATGATGAAATAGCAGGGCTTGAATGGGTGTCTCACTTTGTGGACGATTCGGTACCGGAGATTCCTTTGCCATGCCCTGTTTTTAAGAAGGAAACTGATAACCATGCAGGAACTCGGTTTGAAGCGGAAACCGGCCCGGTTTTTGTGAAAACGCCGTCTCTTTCATCGTCGGTTCCAAGTAAAGCGAGGAGCAAGAGGTCTAAACCGACAGTCCCGACATGGTCGGTTGGGTCACTGCCTACTTCCGAGTCATCGTCTTCGACAGCATCATCTTCGAGTACTTGCTCGGGGTCTTCCATGACTTCTACGGAGTTGGCTAATGGTTTCAGAGTACCGCCGACAAAGAACCAGAAGAAAAAACCGGTGGCGGTTCAAGGTAGTGGGTTGTCAAGTGGGAACCCTTTCCAACGGCGATGCAGTCATTGCCAAGTTCAGAAGACTCCACAGTGGCGAACCGGTCCTCTTGGTGCCAAAACCTTGTGCAACGCTTGTGGGGTTCGTTACAAGTCCGGTCGActttttcctgaatatagaccGGCTTGTAGTCCCACATTTTCCGGTGATTTGCACTCCAATAGCCATAGGAAAGTTTTGGAAATGAGGAAAAGGAAAGAACTGGCAGTGAACGATTCAGTCGAGTCAACCCGGTTGGTTCCGAGTTTTTGA